Genomic segment of Rhodococcus sp. W8901:
ACTGCCCGTCTTACGTTTTCGGGGCCTCCCGCGGCGCCCCCATACGAGACACCTTCCGGTACATCCGTCAGTGCGTCGCCCCGGGTGCCGGCCTCGACTCATCGATGTCACGCACTCCTACTGGCACTGGCACTGCAGATTCGACGTTACGGCCCATCCGCCTGCGAGCGCATCGCGGTACCAATTCAAGATCTCCTGCGCGTCGGACGACACGATTCGTCGTGGTCTCCTCGCCGGAATCGACTCCGAACCCATCGCAGCCCCGCCTTCCGACGCTGTCAGCGCACCTTCCCGAAACACCGACTGAGCGGCATCCCCCGATACTGCCCGTAGTTGTCGATCCGCGAGAATCGTGCGTGCAGGGCCACATCCGCGAACACCTGCAGGATCTGCTCCCGTGTCCTGACGGCAGGGCCCTATCGACTACCTCACACAAGCGCTCGCCCAAGCTCATCCGGAAGCGAGTCACAGAAATCCCGGTATGCGGCCGGCACTGTTCGAAGCTATGGCCCGGGGTTGCCTGCCGGGCCGATGGACAGAAGGAGTCGGACGAGTTCGGCCTGGCGGTGCGTGGTGGTCTTCTCGAAGATGTGCTGAAGATGGGTTCTGACCGTGGTGGTCGAGACGGAGAGTTCCTCGGCGATCGGCCTCAACCCATCGCCCTGAGCGACCCGCAGCGCAACCTCCGCCTCCGTGCTGGTGAGCGCGTACAGCCGGCGCAACATGGCGGTGTCCAATTTGGGTACGCGATCGGGGTCGTCGATCACCACGAGTGCGGTGGCCTTCGATGCGTCCAGTCCGATGGTTTCCTCGACGGTCTCCGCACTGAGAGGGACCACGTGAACTGCATATTCGCATCGTCCGGACGGGCGGGGGCAGGAGACTGAGCCTCCGGAGGAAACACCGTCGCCGTGTGCGTTCAGCGCGCGGTACATGAGAGAGCGGAGTTCTCGATCAGAACGCGTGAGGGACGCTGAAATAGATCCCTGCCGATCGAGGTGAAGGCCGTCGCCGGAAACGAAGATTCTCTCGGCTGCGGTGTTGAGGTGCAGAATCCGTGTGTCCGGTCCAATGATCACGATGCCGCGCGACACCTGCTCGAGCGCCGCGGACAGGTCGCGTTCACTCTGCGCAAGGTCCGCGAGTCTCGCTTGGGTGTGAATTGCCTGTTGTAGGTGCGGAATCAACTGTCGGAACGACGAAAGCCGATCGGTGGTTCCGAACGGTTCCGGGCCACGCTCGGCGGCAACTCCCAGCCACGCGGTGTTGCTACCGCTGGTCAGTCGGACGAACAGGCCGTCCTCGAAATGATTGGGGCGGCACCAGTCGGCGTAGAACTCCGTGTTCACGTGGGGGTAGATCAACTCGGTGCCGGTGTGAATGATGCCGATCGGAGCGCTTTCCACGACTTCTGCCACATAGTCGAGTCGACCGTAGTACTCGTTGTAGGCGGCTTGTGCGGAAGGCTCACCACCGACCTGCCAGTCGGCTCGTCGCTTGCTCCTCGACGACGTCAGCAGGCCGGAACCGTGACCGTCGAAGGCGCGTACGAGACCGCGGAGTACCGAATTCCACTGTTCGGGAGCGAGGGCCGTCGCGTAGATGGCGGACACAAGGCGGGAGAATTCATCGACTCTGATCATCGACCACCCCTTGTGGAGGTCGGGTGCACAGCACGGGGTTCTTCGATTATCGCCGATTTCGTCTGTTTGCACGAGGTCGAATTCGGCAATGAGTGATGTTCTGGTTCTGGGCCTTCGAGCACGAATCCGAATTACATCCGCTTTCGGGACGATCATGGACCCACATCTACCCTGAAGCGCTTAGGGAGTCGCGATGGGAGCCGATGAAAACCCTTACTGGCCAATGCTTCCGGATGGATCTCGCTGGTGCACCTCACGTCGGACACCGACCGCTACCGCCAAACTCGAATCCGATCCGGTCGCTTGCACCGCAGTCGTCAACCATTACCAATGGCGGTCCCCAGGCCGCGAAATCGCGTCCATAAGTGACCCACTACACTCGAGGTGAGAATTGTGACATACGCCACTATGCCCATAAATGTGGCAACTCCCGACCAGGCCCATTTGCCGGCCACCCATGACCAGACCCGTCAGACAGTCACCCGATGGACGATCAGCGGTGTCGGAATCGCTCGGATCCTCTACGGCATCCTCCCCCTGGCACTCCTGGCCAACGGATTCGCGGCAGGTACCGGTATCGCGACCGCAGTACTCGCGACCATAGGGGTCGGGTTCGTCATCCAAGGCATCGCCATGACAGCGCTGGCGAGGGCGCTCACCGACATCGACGCCGCCGTGATCATCTCGGTCGTGCTCGATGCACTCGTCGCCGTCGTCGCGCTCGTGCTCATGGTCGCCGGATGGAACCAACTCACCGCTGCTGCAGGACTGGTAGTGCTCGGCGCGATGGCAGCGGCCACCGTCTCCGCTGTCATCGTCACTATGACGTCCACCCCGTTCTGACGCGGGATCACCAGGCTCCGAGCGTCCCATGCCCTCCGATGGAGCGGAGGACCGGCGGCGCATCGAGGTAGTCGACACCAGCCGTCCGGCTTTCCGGCCAGTGTGATTACTGTCACCTGCACGATGCCGCCCGGATGACGTTCGTGGCGTCGCCGGGATCGACGCTGGAAGCACCGTGGCTGCAGTTTGCGATGATGGGTCGCTGGAGGAACCGACTCGACGCGGCGGAACCGGGTCAGGCTCGCCCGTTCGGCCACCCGACTCCGCCGGAACCCTCGTCCACGCGTACGTCGTCAGCGGCAGGATGCGAGTCGGCCAGGGTAACGAGCTCACCGATCTCCACCCCGGCGATGTAGTGACGATCGGCCCGATGGAGCAGGATCTGGGGACGAGGGGGCCCTAGAGTCGGAAGGCGGTTCGACATGGCAGGTACTCCCCGGGAAGCCGGCCGAACCACAGCATCGCGCGTGCTCGCAATCCTGGAGGTATTCGGGGAGGATCCTGGCCCACACGCGTTGAGCACCATCGCGGCCGCGACGAGCATGCCGCTGACGACGGTTCATCGCCTGGTCGGCGAACTCGAGCAGTGGGGCGCACTGCTGCGCGGACCCGACGGCCGCTACCAGATCGGCATCCGGCTGTGGGAAATCGGTCAGAACGCCGGGCTCCGGCTCCGCGACATCGTCCATCCGCCGCTCCAGGACCTCTTCGATCTCACCCACGAGACCGTTCACTTCGTGGTGCGCCGCGGTACCGAAGTGATCTACGTCGATCGCATCTACGGAAGCAGACGCGTCCCCCGACTGGCGCGCGTCGGCAGCCGACTCCCCCTGCACCCGACCGCTGTCGGCAAGGTGCTCCTGGCATACCAGGACCCGTGGTTCAGGGAGACGTACCTGGCCCACACTCTCGAGCGTCGCTCGAGATTCACGATCACCGAACCGGCGCGGCTCGCGCGCGAACTCGACACCATCCGTGAACAGGGCTACGCGAGGACCCAGGAGGAGATGGCCCTCGGGTCCTGTTCGGTGGCGATACCGGTCCGCGCGCCGAACGACGAAGTCGTCGCAGCGATCGGAATCGTGCTCCCGAGCAGCCGATCGGCCGACATTGCGCGCTTCCTTCCCCCACTCCGCGGCACCGGCGCGCGGCTGGAGAAGGTCTTCAAGGCTTTGCCGCAGCCCGTTGAACAGGCAATACGAACCTTCTGGCTCGGTTGATTCCGTTCATCGGAAGATCCTGCTTGGCTGCGTCGCGGGCGGAAGCAAGAGTGGTCCACGTCATAAGGAGGACGACATGGAGACCGCCACCACACGGCACCGAGGCGACGCTGACGACACCGGCCTCCTCGGCAGGGACATCCGGGCTCTCGTTCCGGCGACCGGTGACGTTCCGCACCTGATCGACATGGACCCGCCTCAGGATCGCATCTGGCGGCGCGCTGCTCCGTACCTACGGGTACGGGACAACGACGCCCACACCCTGTATGCCTTCGGCATCGCCCGCGCGCTACTCGACCAGGTACCGGGGGCGCGGCCCGAGATCGTGCTGCCGGCGATCCTGCTCCACGACGTCGGGTGGTCGACGGTCCCGGAGGAACTGGTGCTGGAGGCGATCGCGCCACGGCCGCGGCACCCGGAACTGGTCCGCGTCCACGAGATCGAGGGCGCCGCGATCGCGCGGTCGATCCTCGGCGACCTCGGCACACCCGACACCGACATCGACGAGATCGCCGCAATCATCGACGGTCACGACAGCCGCCGCGAGGCCACAAGCCCCAGCGACGCGGTCGTCAAGGATGCCGACAAGCTCTGGCGGATCACACCGCACGGACTGGCCACCGTCGGCCGATGGTTCGGGCTCGCCCAGTCCGAGACGCTCCGACTCGTGGGGTCCCGAACCCACGCCCACCTGTGCACCGAACCGGCCCGAGTGATGGCTCGCGCGTTCGCCGCGATCGCGTCGACCGACGTGTCACCGCAGCTTCGCGAACTGTCTTCCGCCGCAACGAATACCTCAGACACCGCGCTCTACGAGCACCCGACACCCCGATTCCAGGAGTGAACATGTCCGCGCCGACACAGAAGACGACCGACACCGTCTCCACGGGTGGTTGCCCCGTCGCCCACCATGGCTACGAACCGTTCGACATGAACGATCCGTTCTCGGCCTACGCCCGACTCCGCTCGGCGGAACCCGTCATGTTCGACGAGCGGATCGACTGCTGGGTGGTCACCCGCTACGAGGACATCAAGGCCGTCTTCGACAACTGGGAGGTCTTCAGCAGCGAGAACGCCCAGGCACCGGTGCGTGAACGGGGGCCGCAGGCCAAGCAGATCATGAACGACGGCGGGTTCACCGCCTACTCCGGACTGTCCGCCCGGAGGCCGCCGGAGCACACCCGCATCCGCAAGGCGACCTCGAAGGCGTTCACTCCACGCCGCTACAAGGCACTCGAGCCGTTCGTCCGCGCGAATGTCGATCAGCAACTGCGGGCCCTGCTCGCGCACGAGGACCGCCGCGGTGACCTGCTGCGCGACCTCGCCTACGACGTGCCGACCGTGACGATCCTGACACTGATCGGCGCCGACACGAGCCAGGTCGACCAGTACAAGCGCTGGTCCGACTCCCGCGCCGCGATGACGTGGGGCAATCTGAGCGACGAGCAGCAGATTCCGCACGCGCACAACCTGGTCGAGTATTGGCAGGAGTGCCGGCGACTGGTCGCCCACGCCCACGAGCACGGTGGGGACAACCTCGTCGCCGACCTGGTGCGCGCCCAGCAAGAGGGCACCGAGATCACCGACCACGAGATCGCGTCGGTCTGCTACAGCCTGCTGTTCGCCGGGCACGAGACGACCACGACACTGATCTCCAATACGCTGCGACTGCTCCTGGCCCACAGGGAGCAGTGGGCGGCGCTACGGGACGATCCGAAGAAGATCCCGAAGGCCGTCGAGGAGGTGCTGCGCTTCTCCCCCTCGATCGTCGCGTGGCGCCGAAAGGCACTCGAGGACACGATGATCGGCGAAACGGCCATTCCCGCCGGGGCGAACGTCCTGCTCGTGATGGGCTCCGCCAACAGGGACGAGTCGTACTTCGCCGATCCCGAGACGTTCGACATCACTCGGGACAATGCGCGCGAGCACCTCGCCTTCGGCTTCGGCCTGCACTACTGCCTGGGCAACATGCTCGCCAAGCTCCAGACCCGCGTCGTCGTCGAGGAGGTACTGAAAACAGCGCCGTTCCTCGAACTCGTAGATCCCGACGCGATCACGTTCGGCGAGAACCTGTCGTTCCGGGCCCCGACGTCGGTACCGGTACGGTGGGACGCACTCGGCGAGAGCGGGGCCGACACCGACGGCACCACCGAGACCGCGTCGGCACGGTACATCCAGTTCTTCGACAGCCCGCGGGAACCGCAGCACGATCAGTTGGGCGGCAAGTGCGCGTCGCTGGTGTCGCTGACGGCGGCCGGCATGCCGGTGCCACCCGGCTTCGCACTCACCACGACGCTGTACGACGATTTCATCGCGACGGCCGGAATCGCCGACGAGATCCGTGAGCTGCTCGCCGGCCTCGATCCCGAGGACGTCACCCGCGTGGATGATATCTCCATCCGGATCAGGGACGCGATCACCTCGCGCCCGGTCCCGGAGCCGCTGCGGCGCTTGACGATCGACGCATACGAGCGCCTGCAGTCACGATTCGAGCACCCCGTGCCGGTGGCTGTGCGGTCGTCGGCGACCGCGGAGGATCTGCCCGACGCCAGCTTCGCCGGCCAGCAGGACACCTACCTGTGGCTCAACGGGGTCGACGAGGTACTCGAGCACATCCGGCACTGCTGGGCATCGCTCTACACCAGTCGCGCGATCACGTACCGGCTGAAGAACAACATCCCCGACGCTGGACTCTCGATGGCCGTGGCGGTCCAGAAGATGGTCAGTGCCAGGGTCGCCGGCGTCGCGATGACGATGGACCCCACCAACGGGGACCGCTCGAAGATCACCGTCGACGCGTCGTACGGTGTCGGCGAGATGGTGGT
This window contains:
- a CDS encoding IclR family transcriptional regulator, producing the protein MLAILEVFGEDPGPHALSTIAAATSMPLTTVHRLVGELEQWGALLRGPDGRYQIGIRLWEIGQNAGLRLRDIVHPPLQDLFDLTHETVHFVVRRGTEVIYVDRIYGSRRVPRLARVGSRLPLHPTAVGKVLLAYQDPWFRETYLAHTLERRSRFTITEPARLARELDTIREQGYARTQEEMALGSCSVAIPVRAPNDEVVAAIGIVLPSSRSADIARFLPPLRGTGARLEKVFKALPQPVEQAIRTFWLG
- a CDS encoding HD domain-containing protein — protein: METATTRHRGDADDTGLLGRDIRALVPATGDVPHLIDMDPPQDRIWRRAAPYLRVRDNDAHTLYAFGIARALLDQVPGARPEIVLPAILLHDVGWSTVPEELVLEAIAPRPRHPELVRVHEIEGAAIARSILGDLGTPDTDIDEIAAIIDGHDSRREATSPSDAVVKDADKLWRITPHGLATVGRWFGLAQSETLRLVGSRTHAHLCTEPARVMARAFAAIASTDVSPQLRELSSAATNTSDTALYEHPTPRFQE
- a CDS encoding PEP/pyruvate-binding domain-containing protein translates to MQFFDSPREPQHDQLGGKCASLVSLTAAGMPVPPGFALTTTLYDDFIATAGIADEIRELLAGLDPEDVTRVDDISIRIRDAITSRPVPEPLRRLTIDAYERLQSRFEHPVPVAVRSSATAEDLPDASFAGQQDTYLWLNGVDEVLEHIRHCWASLYTSRAITYRLKNNIPDAGLSMAVAVQKMVSARVAGVAMTMDPTNGDRSKITVDASYGVGEMVVSGQVTPDNIVLDKVMLTVVSETIGDKHAELVPDPVSHRLVEREVDADRRACRSLSDEELKAVAAIAKRAEKHYGCPQDIEWALDADLPDGENLLLLQSRPETVWSAKPAQDKATETTKPARRSFDMSSISRAMTKPRSA
- a CDS encoding helix-turn-helix transcriptional regulator translates to MIVPKADVIRIRARRPRTRTSLIAEFDLVQTDEIGDNRRTPCCAPDLHKGWSMIRVDEFSRLVSAIYATALAPEQWNSVLRGLVRAFDGHGSGLLTSSRSKRRADWQVGGEPSAQAAYNEYYGRLDYVAEVVESAPIGIIHTGTELIYPHVNTEFYADWCRPNHFEDGLFVRLTSGSNTAWLGVAAERGPEPFGTTDRLSSFRQLIPHLQQAIHTQARLADLAQSERDLSAALEQVSRGIVIIGPDTRILHLNTAAERIFVSGDGLHLDRQGSISASLTRSDRELRSLMYRALNAHGDGVSSGGSVSCPRPSGRCEYAVHVVPLSAETVEETIGLDASKATALVVIDDPDRVPKLDTAMLRRLYALTSTEAEVALRVAQGDGLRPIAEELSVSTTTVRTHLQHIFEKTTTHRQAELVRLLLSIGPAGNPGP